Proteins encoded within one genomic window of Brassica rapa cultivar Chiifu-401-42 chromosome A09, CAAS_Brap_v3.01, whole genome shotgun sequence:
- the LOC108868807 gene encoding uncharacterized protein LOC108868807 encodes MISVSSSDARNEIGLGFGGGIEEEEDMEMEEDEEEESTHSYVSCVDPDVALSYIDEKLENVLGHFQKDFEGGVSAENLGAKYGGYGSFLSMYQRSPACKSPPQAQNQVVGQSKCSDSPSKAGSTSKAPPASSDVLAKMKNLVKSSNDSKQKPVTKTSPSSAPSNHKTLKLRIKVGSKSDLSLKNVTTYDGKQGLNMMPPSEVEEGLLIGTHDSPTKILMAMVSFPFHKDQLLSPLSDDLIQLGKKGNIMKDALRCVKKEKLKYMPPPSNRLDGSHIVSDTDREVDKESCEELVSKTMKLPLLSCLSPSSIHRAKEIDKISDSYVEGALRGMNNTDLDAALMGSKPELEDDVVAFPDQSVEGTESVNTRKDMEEGEHVDPVVKVSKTWNEEQILKPKLPKAQKSRKSSSRNGLRGKDAAVNVVNTNLPDKLQEDIGDSGESKEQEQSSLVPKGKEEKLSEESAVKESFNGVRNVEEAWKCEPDSKHPIKWSDLNKDGDNTKESVRSEVTNKHSVVIGMEPERDLCKKPKTGKSRFSALDQPGSNKTMKDTDKPSPHEDRKRKQKENKESGDCIRDAAVLEPSGEKVRKQKRLKGSSCEGKELPESCDRYRVVTQENGRDSASHQPLVHEAKGSLVDSLAPSALDPPELKSERISERDKPNDTDSSAGDTRKRCRDGEGYITMDKPGTTKKAAESLRDNKEGYCTESEPQQEKAKESRNKKRPARKVSMESNKEDSSREHQDPINKRDNTNSTKTKVMRHDDHVGSSPLKKEITSQAASNSIKEATDLKHIADRLKNAGNNHESIGFYFQAALKFLHGASLLESSGTENATHKSIVTSKHIYGSTAKLCKFCAHEYEKDKDMGAAALAYKCMEVAYLRITYSSHGNINRYKSELEASLQVIPSGESPSFASDGENPNKTLAAEKVALSTPVRSSPKVTGNHVLSSGNNSSLSQLLTFSQNVSLAMDASRKAQTAFAVAKGKSSDTRYSSNGITCIKRALDFSFQDMEKLVHAVRLAMESINR; translated from the exons atGATTTCGGTGAGCAGCAGCGATGCTAGAAACGAAATAGGGTTAGGGTTTGGTGGAGGaattgaggaagaagaagacatggagATGGAAGAAGATGAGGAAGAGGAAAGCACACATTCTTATGTCTCTTGCGTTGACCCTGACGTTGCTCTCTCTTATATT gaTGAGAAGCTAGAGAACGTGTTAGGACATTTTCAAAAGGATTTTGAAGGTGGAGTCTCTGCTGAAAATTTGG GTGCAAAGTATGGTGGCTATGGTTCTTTTTTGTCTATGTATCAAAGATCTCCTGCTTGTAAGAGTCCACCACAAGCTCAAAACCAAGTG gtggGTCAATCTAAGTGCTCAGATTCAccttcaaaagctggttccactTCTAAAGCTCCTCCTGCTTCTTCTGATGTCTTGGCCAAGATGAAAAACTTGGTCAAATCAAGTAATGATAGCAAACAAAAACCTGTCACCAAAACGTCTCCTTCTTCTGCTCCATCTAATCATAAGACACTCAAACTCCGTATCAAAGTTGGTTCAAAAAGTGACCTCTCTCTGAAAAATGTTACAACCTATGATGGTAAACAAGGCCTCAATATGATGCCACCATCAGAAGTTGAAGAAGGGTTACTGATTGGGACTCATGATTCGCCCACTAAAATTCTTATG GCTATGGTGTCCTTCCCTTTTCATAAAGACCAGCTGTTATCACCTCTCTCTGATGATCTCATTCAGTTGGGAAAGAAAGGAAACATCATGAAAGATGCACTAAGGTGTGTGAAGAAGGAAAAGTTAAAGTATATGCCTCCACCGTCAAACAGGCTTGATGGAAGTCATATTGTATCTGATACTGATAGAGAGGTTGATAAAGAGTCATGCGAGGAGCTTGTTTCCAAGACTATGAAGCTTCCTCTTCTGTCCTGTCTATCACCGTCATCTATCCACAGGGCGAAAGAGATTGATAAGATATCAGATTCTTATGTGGAGGGTGCATTGAGAGGGATGAACAACACTGACCTGGATGCAGCTTTGATGGGTTCAAAGCCTGAACTGGAAGATGATGTAGTAGCGTTTCCAGATCAAAGTGTTGAGGGAACTGAAAGTGTTAACACAAGAAAAGACATGGAAGAAGGTGAACATGTAGATCCTGTGGTGAAGGTTAGTAAGACATGGAATGAAGAGCAAATTTTGAAGCCAAAACTTCCTAAAGCACAGAAGTCCCGGAAAAGTTCAAGCAGGAATGGTTTGAGAGGCAAGGATGCTGCTGTAAATGTAGTTAATACGAATCTACCAGATAAATTGCAAGAAGATATTGGTGATTCAGGAGAATCAAAAGAACAAGAACAAAGTAGTCTGGTTCCTAAAGGTAAGGAAGAAAAGCTTTCAGAAGAAAGTGCAGTGAAGGAGAGTTTCAACGGTGTTAGAAATGTTGAAGAGGCATGGAAGTGTGAACCAGATTCGAAGCATCCTATCAAGTGGAGTGACTTAAATAAAGATGGGGACAACACTAAGGAGAGTGTTAGATCAGAAGTGACAAATAAGCATTCTGTTGTAATCGGAATGGAACCTGAAAGAGATCTTTGTAAGAAACCAAAGACTGGAAAATCAAGATTTTCCGCTCTAGACCAACCTGGATCCAACAAAACTATGAAGGATACTGATAAGCCTTCCCCTCATGAAGACAGAAAGAGGAAACAGAAGGAAAACAAAGAAAGTGGAGATTGTATTAGAGACGCCGCAGTATTGGAGCCAAGTGGAGAGAAAGTTAGAAAGCAAAAGAGGCTTAAGGGTTCAAGTTGTGAAGGAAAAGAGTTGCCTGAGAGTTGTGATAGGTACAGAGTAGTTACTCAGGAAAATGGTAGAGATAGTGCTTCTCATCAACCTTTGGTCCATGAAGCCAAAGGTTCACTAGTTGACTCACTAGCTCCTTCAGCCTTAGACCCACCTGAGCTCAAATCAGAAAGAATCTCAGAGCGGGATAAACCCAATGATACTGACTCTAGTGCTGGTGATACGCGAAAAAGATGCAGAGATGGTGAAGGTTATATCACTATGGATAAACCAGGGACAACAAAGAAGGCTGCAGAAAGTTTGAGGGACAACAAAGAAGGTTATTGCACAGAGAGTGAACCTCAACAAGAAAAGGCAAAAGAAAGCAGAAACAAGAAAAGACCTGCTAGAAAAGTGTCTATGGAGAGTAACAAAGAGGACTCATCAAGGGAACATCAAGATCCTATTAATAAGCGAGATAATACAAATAGTACAAAGACAAAGGTTATGCGACATGATGATCATGTTGGCTCAAGCCCTTTGAAAAAGGAAATTACGAGTCAGGCTGCATCCAACTCAATCAAAGAGGCTacagacttgaaacacatagcTGATCGTCTTAAG AATGCTGGGAATAATCACGAGAGCATTGGTTTTTACTTTCAGGCGGCGCTTAAGTTTCTTCATGGTGCGTCCCTTTTGGAGTCCTCTGGCACTGAGAATGCTACACATAAGAGCATTGTCACATCCAAGCATATCTATGGCAGCACAGCAAAACTTTGCAA GTTCTGTGCACATGAATATGAGAAAGATAAAGATATGGGGGCTGCTGCTTTGGCTTATAAATGTATGGAAGTAGCTTATCTAAGGATAACTTATTCCTCCCATGGGAACATAAACAGATATAAATCtgagttggaagcatctctgcAAGTGATTCCTTCAg GTGAATCTCCTTCCTTTGCTTCTGATGGTGAAAACCCAAACAAGACATTGGCAGCAGAGAAGGTTGCCTTGTCCACCCCTGTGAGGTCATCCCCTAAAGTAACTGGAAACCATGTTCTCTCTTCAGGAAACAATTCCTCTCTTTCACAGCTTTTGACTTTT